DNA from Phragmites australis chromosome 16, lpPhrAust1.1, whole genome shotgun sequence:
TATCATCTATTTTGAGTATCTCCGCAACCACTTGAATGCTGAGACACAATCAATCAAGCATATCTCCTCTAAGCACAAAGATCTCTATCTCTCTCGAACCTGCTTGCATCCTAGGAACATATATCCTCCATCTTCATCAAGGCGGTGAATATCggcaaaaattctaaaatagacaacatactcgaccgtatttaccgaaatagataatatatttttgtatttataaatttagcatgcgTATTCGGTAACTCATTTAACAAAAATGGTGAACAGTGACATATTCGACGCATCAAATACCGAATATAACACTATTCACTATTTTCGGTATCCGAGATACCAAATATCAactgtattcggtacctcagttACCAAATATGATGAGTCATATTCGGCAACTGGACTTCCGAATACAAACACCCCCCGTCAACTCTTTTTTttcatgaacagtaccgcgGTTATTAAATTTCGTCTTCTCTCTGCTTCAAAatggtggtcttctgttactccaaaaaatttaaaactttttgaacatgttccataatccatgtgcaacccattttaattggattcacccaaaaatcttttgtatattttaaactaaaattttccaaaaaaaagctacttttataacttctaacgattgttagtgcctcaaataaattctcaaaaatctaaaaaaaaatcactaatattcatcttatatgatggaataatttctaaaattatttctagccctagtttatatgatgaaaaagtgagttcctttgtaatgctctatttgtatgcatttttatcatttcatgtgatattcttcttttaattcaatttgaatttaaaaaaattcaactatctcattatttttatcccgttGACATGCTAACCTATTAACTATATTTCTGAAGAACGGTAGGCGAGCTTGCGCGTCTCTTGAACGGTGCAAGCAGTAGTTGCTTAAAGTATGATTATATTTAAGCAGTAGTTCTTCAGAAATATAGTTAACAGGTTACCATGTTaacgggataaaaataatgagatagttagattttgtttaaattcaaattgaattaaaataagaatatcacatgaaatgataaaaatgcatacaaatggagcattacaaaggaactcactttttcatcatataacctaggactaaaaataattttagaaattattccatcatataagaggaatattagtgaattttcccagatttttgggaatttatttgatgcactAACAAtggttagaagttataaaagtagtttttatggagaattttagtttaaaatatacaaaggatttttgggtgaatctaattaaaataggttgcacatggattatggaacacgtacaaaaaattttaaaatttttggagtaacagaataCCACCATTTTGAAGCAGAGAGAAGACGAAATTTAATAAAcgcggtactgttcatgtgaAAAAGAGTTGACGGGGGTTGTTTGTATTCGGAAGTACAGTTGCCGAATACGAGGCaaatgaggtaccgaatacagtTGATATTCGGTATCTCGGATACTGAAAATAGTGAATAGTGTCATATTCGGTATTTGATGTGCCGAATATGTCACTGTTCACTATTTTCGTTGAATAAGGTACCGAATAcgcatgctaaatttataaatacgataatatgttgtctatttcggtaaatacggtcgagtatattgtttattttttaatttttgccgTGAATATCGGATAGACCGTATCAATTTGCATTCCACGACGCTGCAGATTACGGCGAATTGGCAGGTTTTATGTGCCAAATGCCAAAGGAATTGATGCCCTTTTCCCGGACATGGTAATGACCATATTTCCCTCCAGTTTAACTCCAGCTCATGTTGCAAAGAACTCTAGCCCTCGCTTCTAACCGCATTTCTACTTTGTTGTTCAATAAATACATTGTATCAACGTTTCAATAAGAAAATTCCTCTACGCCCCATGCTGCATTCAATGAAATCCTCCATGTCCTCATGGACAGggatagataatatatcgacATGATCCTAGTGATGGTGCGGAGGCCGGTGGTGCGGTCCCACATGGCGATGGCCGATTCAGCACGGAGTGAACTGGGAGGTGTCCTGCATAGAGGTGGGGCGGGGCGGAGCAGCGACAACGATCAGCTCCAAGGGCACGATGGTGCTTTGCGGAGAACAACAACGGTTGTGGTGGTGTGATGTGGAATACGGGGTAGGCCGACAGCATATGTGGTGGTTGGCGATGTGGTGATCGGCAGTGGGGCGGTGCTTGGTGGTGCGGAGATCGGGTTGTTGCGGTGGTGTAACGCCTGGCAGTGGTGCAGGGAATCGTCGACAGTGCATGGTGGCTGGCGGTGGTGAGCGTAGTTAGTGTGGCGTAAGTTGTCATTCTTGTCCAACCAGCCGCAATAGATAGTAGTGGGTTTTTCTTTTCTATCCTAATTATAGCCTTTTATGGCTATCTTCTTGTACTTTTTTACTATATAAATAAAACGGGCACGGTTTTGTAAAAAAAACGAGGTTACCTCTAATTGATGAGCATTACATTTTTGTTGCCTGTTGAACTTCTAAGAAATTCAAGGAGTAGCGgatgtttttcttttcaaaacaGCTTTTACCAATATGCTTTTGACATAGGCATGTAGCACCTGGTGTATCTTTAGGGCGTATTTGGTAGAGTTCTCCCTATTCAAATTCTCTGCAGAGAGTGATTCTCTGTAGAAAAGTGATTATGTGGctaaaagtgattctctagtggTTCTCTAGAATAAATTATATAGAGATAGTGATTCTGTACAGGAAGTGAATCAGGCGAAGCTACTTTTTTCAACTCCCAAGCTTCTGGTTCATTTTAAAGAATCACTCTCATGGAttccactcagggagctaaaagctgaaaactgCTGTTTGACAAAGCTCCCTCTCATTCCAGCCTGAAAACTATTCTGACAGacctaaagatggccaaatgggccgtgcttactgggccggcccgaggcacggaactgtaggcacggcccaggcacggcccggcccgagccgagatgggccgggccggcacggcacgaggccacgggccgtgcctgggccgagcgcgcggcacggcgggccggcacggcacggcccggccgagtcgggccggcacaggcacggcccggcccacgggcggcacgggcacggcacggcccggctcaggcacggctggcccaggaggcacggccgggccgggcctgCACAGCACGCGGTGGCtcatcacggcacggccggcccatcacggcacggcccaccgtgccggctcggcacgcggcggcccacggcacggcacggcccaccgcggggggcacggcccggccggcacgtggggcacgatgggccAGCGGGGGCACgtgggttaacgggttaaacgggccgggcccgatatttttgaattttatagccgttttgtgaccgtttgagctccaaaaaatttgaaaaaaaattgcaaaaatcaccatttttcacctataaatagaggagcaccttgcccttccattccacaccagcaacaccattttctctcttgtttcctcctctcattcttgtctcaaagttcgtgagaattagcgataatttggcaaaattagtttgaattgttgcaaaaaaatccgagcaattccaaaatcgtcatcctgctgatttgctatcttgaagttgaagaaatcttggtgatttttttgcatcgttgttgagtcttattttattatttgattatttctaactctgaatatttgcaatttttgtagtgtcattcgacattgatcatggatgccggtgatcatgatacatccatagatcatgattttttttctccaaggactcacaggggactaggcccctttgatactagtgctgcaggtgatgatggacccgacggtgaacctccggttggttcacatccagatccaggtgatgcagcaggagtgccatcgtcaggctctacaagtgcgcacacattagcaagcagcgggtctaaaagatcaagagccggtacttccgaagtttggcaagactttgaaaggatctacaaagaggaagatggggtaagtgtcaggtatgctaagtgttatatttgtaaaaatgaattatctgcaaagccctcgggtggaacggggcacttgaagaggcacgccataagttgcaagcgaaagagtggagcagccatgaagcagacggtgttgcagtacaaccccgacggctctgttcatcattgggagtacgactctgccaatgctcgaaaagagctatgtcgcttcattgcaagagcggatctaccactcaatatcggtgagtctgctgcatttgaagattacattaagcaagctcataatcctaggttcacgcatgtttctagacagacaactagtagggatatggtaaaatactacaatacgtgtcgtagcaaacttaaagaaatgttgcaaacatgtacattttcagttgctttgacctcggacatatgggcaggtagggctagagaggattatcttagtgtggttgctcattttgttaataatgattgggaattagaaaagagaataataggttttcgcttgattgacaacgcacataccggtgaaaatattgctgaaaaaatatctcaagtagttgcagactttggcctcacgaataaaatattttctatcactttagataatggcggtgcaaattctagagcaatagatattcttactccgttgtttagtacttatgctgaatctttcttgttacatcaacgttgtgcttgccatattatcaatcttatagtaaaatccggtttgaagaggtatcgcgatacttagaagattttcgtactgcaatatcttttgtgaactcctctaaccaacgaattgcagcatataaacagtattgtgttgcaatgggtgtgcgtccacgtaagtttgctttGGACATGCcagtgagatggaactctactttcttgatgcttaaaaatattataccatataagagcatatttggtgtgtttattcatacacattaccatcagcatggggggtcaaactttactcacggaagcgcattggtatgttgctgaaaggatactggagtttcttgaatttttttatgattcaactgtgagtttatcaggagtttattatccaacatcttgtttagtagtgcataatattgttgaaattgctactcatttaaacaactatgaaaatgacaatcttttaagagattgtgtagttcctatgaaatctaaattcttaaagtattggaaagaaattcctttgttatacgcttttgcctttattttagatcctagagctaaaattgcagctttctgtagagttctcgcaattctaggtgatgctcttggccatgattattctaattattatactaatattcgttctaagtaattcgaagtttatagtaaatatgaaataaagtatggcggagttcgcctgcaacgacctccactagcacccacaacaagtaaaaagacgacaacgtgggggaaaatatttggtgcaggttcttcatcaagaagttcagactcttcgtcacgatcgtctacgggcaccggaattccaacatccggaggggagctaactaccttcatcgacagtgacgttatcagccacgaacaaaaaaacttcaacatactgcaatggtggcatgagcacaagacgaattatccagtcctttcactgttagcgcgagatttgttaacggttcctgtatctacagtttcttctgaggctgccttcagtcttacaggaaggataatcgaagagagaagaacaaatatgtcaagtgagatggttgaaatactcaccatagtaaaagattgggaacaagctgaagcacgaatgcaacacactacagaaaatactgagcttgaagaatcattccaaaatttgtatctagatgctgatgagaatgtgtaattttaaattttctgagctatgttgtactcttttttcctttgctagaaaggtttttaatgaggcaacctatcaataaagctcatttttagaattaatcatgtgcccctattatttctaagtttttttattcatgttttttgtttatttttttaaaataccccccgcggccccacccccacctaactctcctctcatccctataaataccatctactccatctcaaactccaccctgcccacacatctctcttttcctatttgctagccaagtagccagtattcacttcacatcaaaaaactaattccatatttcaattcatggatcaaggcgccgagaactcaggtgcatggtcccaagtgtggcaacattttgaaaaggtcttcaaagaaattaacggggaacaggtaagatttgctaagtgtaatatatgcagtatagAAATAGGTGACAGATCTTCACAtagaacgggacacttgaggaagcatatgaaaaattgcaagcaaaattctggggtttctaatgaaaccatgtaattttcggagcataatcattggttgtactcttttttccttctagtagaaaggtttttaacgaggcaaccaatcaataaagatgttatgtatttattttccatattttttattattttttggatttttttagctattattttttattttttcctattttttttgagtgctgacgggcccaacatgcctccaccgtgccggctaggcccgtcgtgccttcccgtgccggccgggcccgtcgtgccttcccgtgccgacctggcccgtcgtgcctccaccgtgccgatcgggcccgtcgtgccaaacgggcctatcgtgcctccatcgtgccgaacgggcccatcgtgccgaccgtgccgtgggccggcccggcacggcacggtgacagttaggccgtgccgtgggccgacggctcggcacgcgagccggcacggcacagcccgtaacagtaaatgggccaatcgggccgggccgatttcgggccgtgccgagatggatccgtgccgggccggcccgattggcccatttggccatctttagacAGACCCTTAGATAGTGTGTATATCTTACGAGAACACAGTATTATAGATAACCTGAAAGACTCTTTGGAAGGCATACATAAAAAAGATAATGGTAGCCTCTGCATTAGCTACTTTATTTTCATTTATAAATTTTATGGTAATAGAAATCCATGTCCTATCAAGACAGAATTTCAGATTTGTTATCCTCTTGCCTAATAGGCTAAGAATGACCTATGTAAAAAGACTGGTTCATTGCGATAGATATAAGATTCTAACTCTGTTCTATTGCCAGAATCCATGTTCCATATTTGAAGAGGGTTGAAATATATACTCCTATAAATGCATGAGTTATAGCAGATTCGATTGATTTTCACCGGTCCACATAAGTTGACTAAACGGTCATCGTGCAAAGTTTGATCACATTCttccttccaaaaatacatttaatctctcaTTATATACCTTGACAtccaatatttatcttccatatattCACCGTCAAGTTTGTCCACAGGCTGTGTCGTCTCCTACACTTTACCTATAACACTAGCTTTCTAGAGAGGGTGTGTTGCCACCCACATGTTGCTTCCACCATCGTCTTTCATAGAGGTCAACTTCGTCGCGTTATATTTGCACTAAGGTAATATAtgagaattatttttatcccctCATAAATCAGTCACAATCTTGATCCTCCTCACAGTGTTGCTAAGGACAACCAACTTTTGACGATACGCTCCCCTGCACACTCCTGTCCAGATATTCGTCATTCTTCTCCCTTTTAAAATTATACAATCATATTATGAGTTTCGTGTATGTAAATATCTGTTTTgttatgctatatttttttatttctacgAATTGCTATATCCTAAACTGATTTTATATATATGAAACATATATGTTTCTATATGCAATTACTAGTATCAAGAAAATGAAGCATGCCTCACCATATGAGACGGCGTTTGGAACGGGAGCATATGAGAAAAATAGTAGAATGTCCATACAAATCCTATTACGACGATGGCGTCCCATGTCAAACTGAACGAGCAAACAACAACCTCGATAATCGGCAATAATGCATATTGGATGTGGTACAGGTTAGATTTGCAATTCAAGGTGATCGACACGCTAGTCTAGAGTACCTTTTTTTGCCAGCTTGGTCTACTCGATTTAGCACCGGCACCATCATTGCGGAACCTTCTCCTCACAGGGCACCGAGAGAGACCACAAGAAAATCAGTCCCCCGTATCCATATGTAATCGCTCGATTGGACGGTGACGCGAACCCCACATCCATAATTACACCGTTAGATCTCGATCGATCCTTGTGATTCGTACGATATGCCATCAGTTTTGTATCCGTGTGATtcgtttcctttttctttttagttttaCTCCTGTACTGCATCTATGCATGGTCCTCCTCTCGCTCACTTGCATCTGGCCGGAGATGTTATGATGGTGGTAAGAAAAAAATGGCGGTGGTGAGACAAAATGGACGAGGACAAGTGGTTACAGGCTGGGTGAAAGTGAACACCGAGCAAAACGGCAAAGGGTCGAGTACGCCCAACAGGTCCCGGTCGGATTCGATC
Protein-coding regions in this window:
- the LOC133895832 gene encoding zinc finger BED domain-containing protein DAYSLEEPER-like, coding for MKQTVLQYNPDGSVHHWEYDSANARKELCRFIARADLPLNIGSSSRSSDSSSRSSTGTGIPTSGGELTTFIDSDVISHEQKNFNILQWWHEHKTNYPVLSLLARDLLTVPVSTVSSEAAFSLTGRIIEERRTNMSSEMVEILTIVKDWEQAEARMQHTTENTELEESFQNLYLDADENV